A segment of the Candidatus Neomarinimicrobiota bacterium genome:
CGCTTAAAATCCTCGTGGATCATGGAGTGGTAGGTCAGTTGCTTGGTGAACTCCGTAAGCTCCTCATCAGATGGTAGATAACCATAGATCAGCAGATAACAGACTTCAACAAATGTCGAATGTTCCGCAAGTTGCTCAATGGGAATGCCCCTGTATCTCAGGATACCTTTTTCGCCATCGATAAATGTGATAGAACTGGCGCATGAACCGGTATTGCCGTACGCCGGATCAAAAGTAATATATCCTGTCTCTTTTCTCAGTTTTGTGAGATCAATGCTTTTTTCTCCTTCACTGCCGATAAAGACGGGATATTCCACTGTTTGGTCGTCGAGAATTATTTTAGCTGTTGCCATAATAGCCTCCTTTGGGTGTCAATACTGTATCATTAATAAAGCAAAAGACAGAATACTATTCATAATACAGTTCGATATCAGTCAATAAGGTTCCAATAAACATCAGATCACCAAAAATGATGACTGTTATAATTTAAGCCTAATCTCACAATTTTGAAAGATCGAGAAGCATCTCTGCAACAATTTTTTGCGAAAACTTGACCGTGGTAGCTATGAAACCTAAATTAGATTATGATATAATTTCAGTTATTCTCAGCTAATAACCTTTTACGATAGGGGATTATTTATTCTATAGAATTGCCACTGAAAATCGGAGGCCGGGCATCTTCAAAGTCTGTGGCGTCCTGGCACCTTGTTGCCAGAGCCAAGATGGATGCTTCATCATAAAGATTACCCACAAGAATAATACTGGTTGCTGAATCTCCATTTGCTTAATCAACAGAGATGCATTAATCTCACCGCCACTGTGCGGGTTAATTTCAAATTATTGCTGTTAACTATCTGCAGTTCACTATACACCGGTTACGCAGCGGACGGTGTCGACATTTCTACAATCACCTTTTTCGATCTTACGTATGACGATTCAAAGAACATTCCGACTTCATACAACCTCACGCGGTCATATGTCGACCTGCGGCGAAACGTCGCAGATGATCTGAAGGTGCGCATCACCACCGATGCCGCCACTACCAGTACCGGTCCCCTGTCCGTTTTCGTCAAGAATGTCCTGGTTACCTGGAGTACGTCGGTTGGAGATATCCTTGTGGGCGTGCAGCCGACGAACTATTTGGGCTCTACTCAGGCAAACTGGGGCAACCGCTTCATGGAGAAGTTTCCGGCCGATCTTTACAAGTTTGACTCTACCAGCGATCTCGGTCTGAGTGTAAAGCGAAAACTGTCCTCAAAACTGCTTCTTCACCTGGGCGTCTACAACGGTACAGGTTTCAAAAAGCCGGAGAACGATTCGTTCAAACGGACATCCCTCCTCGTCACTTTTGGTGAACAAGACCTGCGGAAGAGACCAGGCTGGAATATCGGCGCATTGGCTTCGGTGGAACCATATGACGATGGAGATCAGGTTGCGCTCACACAGAGATACTCAGCCTTCGGCGGCTGGGCAAGCGCGACCATTAGAGCCGGTGCCGAATTCCATACCCTCATGAAGGATGACACGGGGCAGTCGATTATCGTTTCTGGTTACGGCACTGTCAAGTTTTCGCCGAAAGTAAAGTTTATCGCAAGATTCGATCAATTTGATCCTGCCGTCGACAGCGGTGGAGACAGTAACGCCTATCTGCTAACCGGTGTCAGCTTTGCGCCACAGTCGGGCTTTACCATTGCACCGAATATTCGCTATACAATTCATGAGGCAGATAAAGATCCCGAACTGAGCTTCGTGCTCAACTTCGAATTTAAGATGTAACCTTCCGGGTGGTATTAAAACTGGTTCCTGAACCAGTCCGATCCGGCGAGCTTTTCTGCCTTTTCCAGATCTTCCGCAAAATCGATCTCTATACAAGGGAGGTCGGAGACATTCTCATAGAAGACTTCCGTTTCAGAAAGAAGAAGTTCAATGGCCGCTTCAAAGTAGTCCACCTTACCGCCTGCACCGATGAGGTGATCCAGAGATGTAACAAGCCGGCTGCTGAACTCGCTGGACAGTTTTGCCACGCCGATGAATTCGCCCAAAGCATTCTCCTGGATCAGCTCTTTGCCAATGGCCACAACCCTGTTATTTTCACCTTCGATGATTTTCACCTCTTCCCTGCCGCACGGCTTGACCTCAACCGCCAGGACATTTGCTGCATCTGAATCAATAACACGCCTTAGTAATTCCGATGGATAGAGCACATCTCCATTCATGAGAATGATCTCAGTATTGACCATATATTCACTGGCAAGGAAAAGTGAATAGGAGGTGTTGGTCTCAAAGAAATGTTCGTTAATAATAAAAGTGAAATCGAGTGCAGGAAAACTGTTCTTGAGGTACTCCTCAACTTTTCCCCGAAAATAACCCACCACCACAGCCACATCGGTCACACCGCTGGATTGGAGAGAGGATAGTTGATAGTCTATAATCGGGTGATCGCCCACTGCCAGGAGACACTTGGGGATCTCGAGGGTGACAGGATAGAGCCGGCGAGCGACACCGGCAGCGAGGATGACGGCTTTCATGAGGGGATGGTGAAGTTACAAAAATTCAGAATAGTCACGAACTACCTTTTACTTTTGGGAGAGATATGTCTGCCAGATTCTGTCTGCTTCAAGAGATGTAAGGCAAATGAGCGGTTCATCCTCGTTGCGGCAAACGTTCCTGCGGCACGGACTGCAGTGGACGCTTTCCGTGATAACAGTTGTTCGTGAACCGAGAGGGACCGTCTGAGCAGGGTCTCCAGCGCCGAAGATCGTTACTGTCTTAAGTCCAAGATTCGCCGCCACATGGCTGAGACCGCTGTCCGTACCGATAGCTCCCGCGCACTTGGAAATGAGCGCCACGCTCTGCCGCAATGAATAGACACCACAGACAGATCGGACATTATCACCATCCACCCTGTGTGACAGTTCGCTACCCGTTTCTTTATCCGCGGCGCTACCAAACAGGAGGAGTTCAGCTCCGCTCCCGCGCGCAAGAGAGAGAATGGCTTGCCACTTTTCAACTGGCACCCGCCGCGATTCAGCCACGCTGGAAGGAAAAACGGCTATGGGACTCGTCATACTCAGACTTTGAAGCTCGCCTCTGGCCCATTCTCTCTCTTCTTTTCTGAGGTGAATTCCTGTACTGTCCTCGCCGAGATCATATGCACCGGACAAGAGTGCGAGACAACGCTCCGAGCGGTGCATTTTCGTGCGAGACGGCTTGACGGCTGTGGTTAGCAGGAATGACCGCCACTGTGCCGCAAAACCGACGCGGTCCGGCGCACCGGAGAGTCTTGCCAGATAAGCTGAACGCCACGAATCAGAGAGAAGATAAAAACGATCCAGATCTAAGTCGCGCAGCCTCAAACCTTCACGTGTCGTGGCAACAGCGGAAGATCCCGTATTCAGAACCACGACTTCGTTTATGAGCGGGTGACTCTCGAATACAGCCGATACCCACGGTCTGGCAACGATGACAATCTCTTCATCCCGATGCCGACGGCGGCAACTGCTGATAAAGGGAAACGACATGACAGCATCACCGACCCAGTTGGGAGCGTAGATACCGATTTTCACAGCATGTTCCGTTCTTTCAGTTTTGCCTCGATGGCGTCCACCAGGCGACTTGATGCTTCTCCATCAGTGCGATAGAGATACCTCTCCGCTGCCCGCTGCCGCCTAGGAGACATTTGATTGGGATTCTCAAGGATATCCGACACCATCTGTTCCAGGTCATCCGGCCGATGAAGTAAATGCACAAAATCAATTTCCGATGCTCTTTCCAAGTCGAGGCGCTTCGTCAGTCGCCGCTTGAAAACCCGGTGCTTGAGGCGCGGAGAATAAAATGTAGTCTGAATTACAGGACGATCCAGTGCCAGATACTCAAAGAGCGTTGAAGACATATCGGAGATAAGGAGATCAGCGGCAGCGTAGTACGGCACAATGTTGTAGTCTTCACTCGGCACCAGATGAATTTGACCACCGGATACTTTCGTTGCCATTTCACTATGATGACGGTACCGTTTCTGTGTCCAACTGAAACCGTGCAACTTAATGATCACGTTAACCATGTCAGAAACTTTGGTGAACATGGGCAGTAACGTATCCACCGAAGAAGGATAGAAGGTGGGCGCATAGAGAAGTGTTGGTCTGTCCGGCGAAAGGCCCAGAGCATTCAAGAAGCTCTCTATTGCCACGAAGGCGGGATCTGAAAGGGGATCCAGCT
Coding sequences within it:
- a CDS encoding phosphocholine cytidylyltransferase family protein, encoding MKAVILAAGVARRLYPVTLEIPKCLLAVGDHPIIDYQLSSLQSSGVTDVAVVVGYFRGKVEEYLKNSFPALDFTFIINEHFFETNTSYSLFLASEYMVNTEIILMNGDVLYPSELLRRVIDSDAANVLAVEVKPCGREEVKIIEGENNRVVAIGKELIQENALGEFIGVAKLSSEFSSRLVTSLDHLIGAGGKVDYFEAAIELLLSETEVFYENVSDLPCIEIDFAEDLEKAEKLAGSDWFRNQF
- the waaF gene encoding lipopolysaccharide heptosyltransferase II, yielding MKIGIYAPNWVGDAVMSFPFISSCRRRHRDEEIVIVARPWVSAVFESHPLINEVVVLNTGSSAVATTREGLRLRDLDLDRFYLLSDSWRSAYLARLSGAPDRVGFAAQWRSFLLTTAVKPSRTKMHRSERCLALLSGAYDLGEDSTGIHLRKEEREWARGELQSLSMTSPIAVFPSSVAESRRVPVEKWQAILSLARGSGAELLLFGSAADKETGSELSHRVDGDNVRSVCGVYSLRQSVALISKCAGAIGTDSGLSHVAANLGLKTVTIFGAGDPAQTVPLGSRTTVITESVHCSPCRRNVCRNEDEPLICLTSLEADRIWQTYLSQK
- a CDS encoding CDP-glycerol glycerophosphotransferase family protein, producing the protein MKSVLFECHHLYYLPNFLPIMAELNKRGDYLLASSIPLTINTTERRQLRSVMEDMEVEFIDAGTENERQTLLQRRRFDLVVVANVGMLEKVVSDSSLAVMVYHGIGLKQSYYNDMSPRIDLRAVESEERMRLLQELGEPNLVLTGFTKLDPLSDPAFVAIESFLNALGLSPDRPTLLYAPTFYPSSVDTLLPMFTKVSDMVNVIIKLHGFSWTQKRYRHHSEMATKVSGGQIHLVPSEDYNIVPYYAAADLLISDMSSTLFEYLALDRPVIQTTFYSPRLKHRVFKRRLTKRLDLERASEIDFVHLLHRPDDLEQMVSDILENPNQMSPRRQRAAERYLYRTDGEASSRLVDAIEAKLKERNML